In Scomber japonicus isolate fScoJap1 chromosome 19, fScoJap1.pri, whole genome shotgun sequence, a single genomic region encodes these proteins:
- the LOC128380220 gene encoding Golgi phosphoprotein 3-like produces the protein MTSLTQRSSGLVQRRTEAIRSAAADKERDSGGEEDEARRGEEEEEEKGDSKETRLTLMEEVLLLGLKDREGYTSFWNDCISSGLRGCMLVELALRGRLQLEACGVRRKSLLSRKVICKSDAPTGDVLLDEALKHIKETQPPETVQSWIELLSGETWNPLKLHYQLRNVRERLAKNLVEKGVLTTEKQNFLLFDMTTHPLTNSNIKQRLVKKVQDSVLEKWVNDPNRMDKRVLALILLAHSSDVLENAFAPLQDDQYDLGMKRVHTLLELEPEKESAKPNANELMWAVVAAFTK, from the exons ATGACTTCTCTCACGCAGAGGTCCTCGGGCCTCGTCCAGCGGAGGACCGAGGCTATCCGCAGCGCCGCCGCCGACAAGGAGAGGGACTCCGGCGGGGAGGAGGACGAGGCGCGccgtggggaggaggaggaagaagaaaagggggacTCGAAGGAAACTAGACTCACATTGATGGAGGAAGTGTTGCTGTTGGGCCTCAAGGATCGAGAG ggtTACACGTCTTTCTGGAACGACTGTATTTCCTCCGGTCTTCGTGGGTGTATGCTGGTGGAGCTGGCCCTCAGAGGGAGGCTACAGCTGGAGGCCTGCGGTGTGAGGAGGAAAAGCCTGCTCTCAAGGAAG GTGATCTGCAAGTCAGATGCCCCGACGGGAGATGTATTACTGGATGAGGCCTTGAAGCACATTAAAGAAACCCAGCCGCCAGAGACAGTTCAGAGCTGGATAGAGCTGCTGAGTG GGGAGACCTGGAATCCCCTGAAGCTGCACTACCAGCTGAGGAATGTCAGAGAACGTCTGGCCAAAAACCTGGTGGAGAAAGGCGTTctcaccacagagaaacagaactTCCTGCTCTTTGACATGACCACACATCCGCTCACCAACAGTAACATTAAACAG CGCCTCGTCAAGAAGGTCCAGGACTCCGTTTTGGAGAAGTGGGTCAACGATCCCAACCGCATGGACAAGCGGGTCCTGGCCCTGATCCTCCTGGCCCACTCATCCGACGTCCTCGAGAATGCCTTCGCCCCACTCCAAGACGACCAGTACGACCTGGGCATGAAGAGAGTCCACACCCTGCTAGAGCTGGAGCCGGAGAAAGAGAGCGCAAAGCCCAACGCCAATGAACTAATGTGGGCCGTGGTAGCCGCGTtcactaaatga